A region of the Epinephelus fuscoguttatus linkage group LG22, E.fuscoguttatus.final_Chr_v1 genome:
AAGAACTGGCATCAGCCAAAGAGATTGTTTGCAGTCTGcaatggtggaagaagtatcCAGGTCCTTTATTCAAGTAAAAAGGTAGCTTACttataccacactgtgaaaatagtCTACTCAACTGCATGTAAAAGTCATGCATTCTAAACCCTATTTAGGTTTAATTGTGTATCCTAAGTATCATCAGCAACATTTACTTATAGTATCAAAAATTAAAGTAGTTATCGTGCAGTAAAAATGTTCCCATGTAGCGTTTCACTGAtaatttttgatgtttttagaCTAATATCAGCGTATGttacattttactgctgtataaCGTTATGTTTAAGattgtgctcattttaactGCTTGATCGTTGGGTGGTTTAATccacagcaatgcatcatattgtACAAGATCATATAATAGCAGCACAATATTTTGTGGAAAGAgtgtaataaataatatttccaggggttctttctttttaatgtttatgtgGGCCAACACTGACAACAGTGACTTGACAACTTCAGTGAAAACAGCGGCACATGCTCTGACTCCGCCCTCATTCTGCATTCAACCAATAGCGTGTTAGAAAAGTATCCGGAAGTCCCGCCTAGAGGGAAGATACAGGCAAACATGGCAGCTACCATCGACAGCAACATGAACATCTCAGCGTCTATCGCAGGCATTTTGAACGAGGAACACTGCCCGGAACACTTGCAGGTTTTAAAAACATTCACGACCGCGTTACGGGACAAGGAATACAGGTGCGGACAAAGTCAATTTGTGTCTTTACGAAAGAAACGGAGGGTGTTAGCTTACAGGCTAAGCTAGCCGCTGCGCACTATCAAATAACATCCGGCGTACGTTTACGTTGAGGGTCCGTTGGCTACCGTTACTCAGGTTTTTGTACCACTGTGCTAATAAACAGTGAGGTGGAAAGTTATTCAGCCATTAACTGCAATATAATTTATATTAGTTAACCGCTCTTACTCACAAAGACGACTGACAAGCTCGTTATGGTTTCAGACATTTCGAGTTATcaaggaaaagcacaggtgcaaCTAATTAGCCTCACTAATGATGGCGCAGTTGATAGTGTTATTACTTAGACCCAGTGTTTAGTAGTAgtacactacatgtcactagTTTAACTACAGTTTGCAGTAGTTGGCTGGCAGTTTACCTACTTTCAAAACCTAGTAGCTTTTTCAGTGATGAATTACTCTGAGTCATGTAGTTTATGTAGTTTATTATAAATTACTTACACTGTTGTCATGATGCTTTTCGGTATGACATAATGCTACAGCTCATTGGGCACAGTTGTCATTTATTGTTAGTCATCTGCCCCTTGACTAAAATGCCCTCTGGTTTGCAACCAAGATGTCTGCATGCTGACTATGACTAAGGTTTTTAGGGTTGCAGCAATATACCAGTTGTATACCTGTTATATTTCATTGCAGTGAATTGAAATCACTGTCTTTAACTATAATTGTGCTTTGAagaatttacattttgttattaTATTGTGTACTTTTTGTTATCTATGATATtgtaaatgaaagaaaaatatggtttcagttttcaataatagtaataaaacatttcttcatccaaaataacccttctgttttcatttcttcgagggtcattttgactgatagtgataataatttTGAAATACAACGATACTTTCTTCTAGGGTTGTCGTACTGTGTAAATCTCATACTGTCGCAGTCCTATTTCCTAATCCCACCCCAACAATCCCAGCCTCTCCTTAAAACACATTCTCAGGCTGCCTAGGTAGGGATTGGCTTGCCCCAGTccctaaaacaaacacacctaaCCACTTGACTCAGTGTCAAGTGTGTTAGGTGTAgtttaactgctttttattGTAAAGTAGTTAGTAGTTTGGTAACTACTGTTTAAACGTACTTTCCCCAACACTGCTTACACCTGCTGATTAAATGTCTGCTGAGGAAAAAGTCCCATTCATCTTAAGTTTCAATCCACATTTCCCCCTCTTGGCCCTCAGTCTTGGGTATTACTGTTGTAAAGTAACtgtccttccttttttttttctggtcaaCTTTGTTCTCCCAGGGATACTGTGGAAGAGGAGGCGTTCTCCAGCCTTCTGAAAGTCTTGTCCCGACTGTGTGATGAGCTTCAGGCTGCCAGCTGTGACAATCAGGACCTGCAGTCCATCACCCTGCAGTTGCAGCTGACCGCTGAGTGCTTCAGGGCTCAGAGGAACGCCTGTGTTCAGAGCACTCGCAACCAAAGTCTGCTCAGGTAATACAATTAAGAGATGGTAGAATATGAGACAGATGTATTAACTTAACAAATTTTGTCATCTCGAAAGTGACTGCAGAGTACAATCAACACCTCCTTGGCAAAGCCTGAACAGTAATTCAACTGTATTTTGCAAAATTGTAGGTGTTATTACAATTCTGTTTTACTAGATTGCATTAGACAGGGTGTGTACATGTTATTGTGTTCACATTATTTGACAAAAGAAATGTGCAAGGAAGCGACTCAACATACAGCAAGCACATAATGTATTTTTCCGCTTCTTCTAGGGAGCTTGGTTTCATTGATATATCCTTTAAACTCCTGAGCCTCCTTCAGACCACACGTCTGGAGAGCAGAGATAGCATATTTGAACGTAAGTCTAAAAATCTGGAAATTGATCGTTGAAAAATGATCCGATACGTTCTGCAACTCTTTTGAATACTGACCTTCCTTTTAAATCATCCCCTATGGCCCAGCTCTTCGTTGTGGGATCCAGTTCCTCGGTAACTTATCGGTTGGAAACCAGATGTGTAAAGATGACATTTGGCGGCTGAGCTTCCCAAATCTTTTCCTGTAAGTTTTGTGTGCTTCAGTTATGGTTTTTTAATCACAGTAAGCAACTCTGTTACATAAAATACATAATTCATGCTGTCATTAAGTTTGTAAGTTTTCAGTAAACTTTTTATATGGGTATTCTGGTGACTCATTAGGCCACGTTTCATGTCATGTGAAGAGCTCAGTGTCTCTTCCACACTAAAAACAGTGTCAATTTGAGACACAGGAAACCTTTTACTTTTACTATAATACATATTCTGTTTCATTATCGTTATTTGTAAAAGCTTTTCACTTTTGTCCTTACACTGAGTGAACCCAAACATGTGTAAACAGGCAGCTGCTCAGTGTTGATGATGAGAAGGCGGTGAACTACGCCTCTATGGTACTCCACACATGTCTGGATGAAGTCAAGGTGGAAGAACTGTCTGATCCACAGAACATCCGGCTTGCACTCAGGGTGATGGAGCTCTGTAGGACTCAACCCGACCTGGACTGGACGTAAgatagtgtgtttatgtgtgtaaagCAAATGTTGGTTTATATGTCTGAAGAGTTTGCAGTGTGTATATCATATTAAGGAATCACTAACCATGATATGCTACTTCTTTATTAAGTTTTATTTGGTATTCATATATTTGCAGGGTTATCATTGCTACCCAGTATTTCCTCAAGTGCTCAGCTCTGGTGGAGAGCATGTACTCTGGGATGTCACACCATGAAAGgtactttatttttatgttttgccACTTAGGGCTGAATGACTCTGAAAAATTTGATTATTTCAATTGATTATTTTTGACTGATATTACAATTGCAATATAATTTGCATGATAAACAGGAATGGTAATTTTAACATCCTCGTTGTCATTTTCATAGAATAACACATTAAATGATTACAGTGTGATTTTTGCAGGGATCTGTACCAACCAAAAATTTTATTTAGAGTCTGTAGAATATGATATGTAGGGCCAGGACATCTCTACAGCATGACAGTATTACTTATAATGTTTATCTGAGATCAGGAGTGCCACGTCAGCATGAATAGATGGCATCTTGACAACTGTGCAACAGATTTAAGCTGGAAATGTCAGATCAAAAAGAAGGCCCAACCCATTATGGATAAGTCCATTAGACTGTATTTCAGTCAAAGTCTAACAAAGGAAACTGAAACAGAAACTGTGTCTTTATGTTAGAGATAACATAACAATCCGTCCTCATCATTTAAGGAGAAAACGCCCAGCTGCAACTTCAGAGGCTTTATTTGAGCAGCTGCTGGCTGAAGGAGAGAGATGGGAGTTGGTCAACCTCTCCTCGTTGGCTACTATAAAAGGAGATTGTCTTCTCTAATGACATAACTGCAGCAAACAAAACTACAGCTTGACAACAGTTATGAATCCTCCCCCTCAGTCAGGACAGTGATCCTATCTCGTTATCTTGAAAAGCGACATAAATTAACCTGTTATCATGAGAAAACAAATTATTAACTGACATAAAAAAGATTGCAAGCAAGGCTGATCTTGGCTCCTGTACTATTCTGTGCTGTCATTACACAGACACTGATCTTATAATAAACACTGTCCCATGAAACCTCTCAAAGAAATTCTCTGATACTGCAAAATAGTTATATGCAAGTTGTTGAAAGCTGATATGACCTATAAGGGAGTACTACCTCTTACACATACAGAATAATGTCTAATGCTTAAAGGTACTATAGATATGTgatataggtgtgtgtgtgtgtgtgtgtgttttcagagttACCCTATTAGAGCTGCTTATTGCCCAGCTACAAGAGGAACACTCAAGGGACTGTGGCATCCCTCCCAGTGTGGCTTCCTTCCTGGCTAGTTCCTTCCACACAGGCTGCGGAGCTGTGCTGACTCTCGCCACTGGCTCTGCCTCCAGTGATGAGGTACAGATAGTAAACCTGACTGATGCATGTTTTGCAGGTCTGTGGAGCTGGTGTTGGTATGATGTGATTTCCCTCATGAAGAGCATAAACTGCGTGTATCATTTAAAGAGCTCTctatagttttatttatttattttttccatttcattcaTGGTCCAACTCACAAGTCCGCTCCCTTACATGATCTTACATTAAGCATCCTTTCCCAATTTGACCAATTTTGGTTGCAATGCCTTGCAGGTCCTGCAGGAGGCACTGACAGTGATTAGCCTGCTGGATGTGCTGTGTGAGATGACCTCAGACCACAGGCAGTTCATGTTCCTCCAGGACCATCCTGACCTTCTAGTGACCACTGTTGGTAAATGAAAACATACACTAAAAAAGCCGCTCTGACCGGGTTCACAACCGCAGTTTGTGGGTCCATTTTGGCTGTTTTATGGTAAATATGTCAACTGATCCAGATCCTCATCAAatcactgacagaaacaaatcACAATTCTTGCACACAACCCTGCCTCATATTgacaacagtaaaaacacagcagagttCAAATACAAATAAGTTTGACATGAATGACTGTATCAGGTACCTAACATCATGTCTAAAGTACATTTTTGAGAAATTAAAACCCATAATTTCACATTCATCATTTGAATAATAAGATGTAATAGCTTGAGCTATAGCTCTCATTTTTCACTCTTACCTTTTTTCCACAGCACTCCTGGAGCAGGTGCATGCTATAGGGAAGGCCAGTAAGAATATTTTCAGTGCTGCTCAGAACTTCTCCGCATTCGGTGAAGATGGGGGCCCCTCATCCCATTCTCCTGTCATCAGCTTCAAGGCCCATCTCATCAGACTGataggaaacctctgttacggCAACACCAACAACCAGAACAAGGTATGGAATAAATGGATAGTTTCACACTAACATATTACGAACAAATCAAGAGctgtaaacaggaagtcatACAGACTAACAGGTACCTCATTTATTAGACAGTTTGATGATGTTATCCTGACTTATCATGGACCCACGTGGAGAAATAAAATTTCACTCAGCAAAAATCCCCCACTTCTGGTAATGCATGGTCATATTATGATGGCTACCAAATCCCTTGACATAAATATATATGCTTCAACATATATACTTCATATACAGTTCTCTTATTAAATAGCATGGTTGTCAGTTCCCAATCAGCAGATGGATTCAGTAGTAGTTGAGCTTAAGAATTCATGCAAAAACTACAACTCTAATATCAAAAAATTCTGAAGTTGGTCCATATGCATTTACATCAGAGACAGATCCTATCAAAGTTTGCTTGGAAGCAGAGACTCTACTTTTCAGGTGGATATTTATTCAACAGCGGAGTCTGATTGGCAACTTTCAAACAAACCGGTCaaaattttgattaattttaaaCCAAGCAGGTAGGGTGTGAATGTACCTTTATTAATTGATGGCTTGATTTTTAGTAGTTGATTACTGATGTCAAATTTTAACAGCAGACTTCAGCACTGATTTTCCACCGCAATCAGTTTTTGGGGCTCCCCAATAGAAGCCCCAGATCAGAGGCAAAGTGGTGTTGGCTTGGCTCTCAAGCGCTACGTGTGAACTCAAATGCTCACCAGTTCATATTTAACCAAATTATGGTCCTCAAGATGTTAAGGGCCGGAGAAAGTTAGGGATTTAGAAAATGAAACTGCAGAGAAGATCTAAAATGAGATTGTTATTAGCTGGGATGCTTATTCATTACTTTTTTCTTTGGGATCTGTGGGCTTTTTGTGAGCACTCTTAATCGGTTTAATGGCGTCAAAGGTCAAGAGGAGGGTGAGAGATCTGTGGGGCCCTCCTGTTCTTGCTTTGACAGACCTATCTGTACACCAAATTAGCATGTTCAGAGTGCGGGTTCTAGTAATGGGCTGTTGTGTCAAACCCCGTCATCTCCTGAGGGCCGAGGACAACTGAGGACTGTAAAGGAGGGTAATGTCTAATGAAGCGTGAGGTGGTGTGTTCCTGTGACTGCAAGCTTACGAGTTCTTTCAACACAACAACTTGGTTTTGCACTGAAATGTGAAACATTCCCTCCCTCGCCTCTGTGATTTTATCAGTTTCCCTCCATCGCCATCTGTCAGCATCTCACTATTAACATAAAGCAAAGACAGATAACAAAGCGAGTGGGGAGGAATTGGCCTCTATCTGTGGCACATTATAGACTCAGTCCTACTTAATAGAAACAGATTTGTGGAATGCTTGTGGGATGGCCACCCTCAGTTGGCCTCTCTATAATATTTATGGATGCTGATCTGTggtctgtcagtggtttgaaatcaCCCCATATCTGTTTTCACTAAGATCTCTTCCAGTAAACCAAATGTCATTCTGTTCACCTTTGGGAGAGATTGTAATTTAAGATGCGTGCAGAGGGCTGAACTGCGTGCACCGGACTGAAGTCAGGGTCCAGTCGCTTGTTATTCATCTCTTTATGGGTCTGGACATAATGTTAGCAACTTCAGATAATCGTTTTGAAAGTGGAAAATCAGACCTGGGTGCTTGTACTAGTCAGCGACTTTGTTTCTTTGACAGTTTCAATGACATTTCCATTTTGTGAAACTCAGCACTTGGTCTCGTTCTGGAGCTCCCAGCAGTGTGTTTGGAGGGTAACCACAAAGGCAAGAAGAAGGCAACAGCAAGCAAAGACAATAATTAAGCCTATAGAATCAGACACATGATACAGAGCAGATCACCCTGTTGTGACGGCCTCAGACAAACCCACAACCACACTGCTGCTTTTGCATAGATGTGAGGCTCTGCTATGGACAGGGACACTTAGCTTGGATACATTTCATGCCTCTAAATGATTTTGTActtgttttctctttaaaaagTGGTTACTGGCTAGACTGCACTAGTCGACCAAATCCTTCAATTCACTGTGACTTTTCTATGTAAGATTTAAATGGTGTTGATGAGGCATTTCTTGGCTCTTTTTTTCAGAGAGAATGGGCCGTCTGTGCTGGTatagatggtcttttcataaactAGGCTGTCTTTTTCATAGAAGAcgcaaatactttttaaattggtgTGATATGACCagaaaaaatggaggaaaaagacTGTGGTATTTGCTTTtcctcaagaggtagaaaacttacaactaccagaatgcactgtgctgcaccGGACTAATAAATGCTCCCGCTCAGGGACGACATAATGTCAGTATCCTCTCCAAAAACACTTTAGTGGTcagctggtaacaaatgatcttgtgttacagttaaacagtaagctaaaatatgtttctgaaaacactggAGCCGAGAAATATGCAACGCAGTAACAGCTATGATTTACACATAGTGCCAATACtgttatgacacaaagctggtttaAAATCAGCAAAGCATCCCTTTAAAACTTGCTTTCACCTATTGCTTTGAAAATGCTATGAGAGGCTATGAAaacttacattttgtttttcacagaagTTATGTCAGATTCTGTATTGCCCTAAGGATGCTTCATCATGACAAACAATACAGAACGCCTTGATACATGATGTAATATAATCACAAAACAAATAGCATATCCAGATACTCTGATTAAAATGAGGCTTTATTGAGCTAAGGAAGTTGTCAACACAAACATTGCTCCAGAActgattttaaataaattgtGATAACTAATGGAAATTTGTTAGCGATGCCAAACATGGAAAGTGAAAACAGACATGTTTACaaagtccatttttttttacatcttacTGAACTTGTCTCCTCAGGTGAGAGAACTGGAAGGCATCCCCCTCATCTTGGACAACTGCAATGTTGACAGCAACAACCCATGTATCCTTTTTCCTTGATGGTCTGGAAATACAAACCCATCTGTGTTTATGTACATATATTTCAAGTTTATCTAAATCATTGTTCATATTTATGCCCAGAAGTCATCTTAGGCCTTGTGTATTTTATCCTGGCACTTTTAGAATTGAATTTGGCATGTTTGCACAGGAAAGCTGGTGGGTTTGCAACCAAACACAAGTGTTGCATCAGGCTTTGATTGCTGCAGTGTGTGAAGCCTGGCGAACCAAACCTGTTGAAGTCTTCACATTGTGTTCACCACCTCTCAATAGATCTCTGCTTGCAGCTGGTCAACAGTGTTGACTGATTGGCTGCATTTATTATTAGGGTTTGCTGtgctgcttgtaaatgctgctctTTGTTGTGAGGAGCATTCAATCATGTCTGTTGTTGTATCAAATAGTTAGATCATAGTAAAAATGTAGACCACAGTGCTGTTCTTGTATTAAATTGTCTGTGTTTCTGATGTTTTGTCAGGCCCTGATTACATACATGAGGGAGGCAGAATATTATAAACAACTCTCAGTAGGATACAGTGCAACATCACTAACAACTCTGACAAATTGACGTTGTTTATACTTGGTTTTCAAATGTGTTGAGACAATCAAATCACAAATGCACTATTAAACACAAGTTTGAATGACCACCAATGTGCAGgatgtggtggttgttttggtgataaCGTGCTAATGCTTTATAATTTGCCTATTTTACAATGAGTTGGACAAAGTGTTGCGTGACCGTCCATCGTTTCGCCATTTGGAAGGAAATTTGTTGGATTCTGCCAACAGTGATATCTCCAGCTGCACCAACACAACTGCCAACATGACTGGTGAGAGTAATAACAACTGTGCGTGGGGCCCTTTGACATTCTAGTGACTCAGAGAGTTACAAAATGTGCACCATTGGGCCCATTCCCagcccccccaacacacactccCTACCTAATTCCACTCTGTTTACTTGTTAACGCCAAGAGAGTTAAAAAGAGGAGAGTGACTGCATCATATTGCCTCATATCATTGGTGtacaacagtaaaatgtgcAGTAAAGATTTAAAGTAAAAGGTTTGAACTTGCTGAAAATCTCAAAAGCTGGCGCACTATCATGGGGAAGCATCTGCAGTTAAACTTTGGTCGGAatatattttacacacaaaataatgataTGGGTGACAGTTCAAATCTTTAGTGAAACACCATAAGCAAATTCTTTTTACCTGAAAATGTTTGATTGTATATTGGCTTCGATCCATTCCAGCATACCCAAAAAGTTGAATGACACCATCCCTTTATTTCTAGTCCCATCTGCTGTAACTCTCCAGCATCGCAGCTCATACCCTTTAGCTCCAATGTGGTCAAAGACCATGTCTCAGCCTTCATTTAATAGCCTTGGTACTTACAGAGGGCCTGTCACATTAAGTGCCATCCCAAACCAGTTAGCAGGGTGTTGAAGTGGGTCTTAAATCCCTCCAACAGCAAACCTTCATCGATGCTGACTTACTGACATTCTGCAGCGTCGTGTTGTGTTTAAAATGGAAGGTGCACTGTACAAATGAAGTTACACGAGACTACCGGTACAAACATAAACTGCTCAAACTAATATAGACATTTAATAATGTCATACAGATGTTAACAACTTAAAGGCTGCATTGTATTCTGGATCAAATGTACCTTTCGCTTGtcaaaaaaacagaacatgtTCATTTGATTGTTAAGTTCGACAGGCTTTGAGAACATGCCGATTACTGTTTTATTTGGAGTCCACTGCTGGTCACTGAGCTCCACCCCATAAGTTGTTCTCATCTCCAGCCCCTGCTGGGCATCCTGCTGCCAGTTGGTATTAGCTGGCTAAAGTGAGGGCATTGTGCCAGATTGTCTTTTAACCAGGCCAATAGTCTGAGCTTGGCCTTTGTCCCTTGTGCCCGTTTCCCATacatgcttacacacacacatatgcacgcACAACCCACTCCATCCACCTTTTTCATGTAGGTGTCAGCATTTGTTTCTGTCGAGAAAAGACTGTCAAAGAGAAACACATTTGTTGATTTATGCGGGAAACTTGAGAGGGGGGAGCTGAGAATGTTTTGTATCACAAAACATAACTTGTCTGCGAAactcgtttgtttgtttggctgtCTGCGTACTCAGTGACCTGAGGAAAATACCAGGCTCTTGGGTATTTGACATCCTGAGTTGGACTTTGAATATGTTTTGCCTGTTTTGCTCGTACCACTGTTAAGTTCTCTACCAGTCTGTCtttgatagttttttttttttacatatgcaTTTTTTCATGAAGTTGTAAATGCATCTTGTGTTCCAACTGCTACACGCTCATGTCTAGCATTAAGTATGAatttagtgttgtttttgtggtCCTTTAAACTGCTATTATGACATGAAATGTTTTCAAGATTATGAATTTCGTGTGTCTAAAATATATgctcaaaaataccataaagaACCATAGTTTAATTCTCTAGAATTTAAATTATAACGTTACTGTCCCTAACCGGATACCTCCAGTTATCAGCCAGTGGGCCATCTTCGCCATCAGGAACCTCCTAGAACACAACAAGCAGAACCAGGAGCAGATTGCCGCCCTGGAACGCCAAGGCAGTGCCGACTACTCTGCGCTGAGGGAGCTGGGTTTCCTGGTGGAGGAGCGAGATGGAAGCTTGCTGCTGAAAACTGTGAGGAAAGACTCTTGAACACCTTAGAGGAGCGGCCAGGAGAGAGGAGGCCCTTGACCCGTGAGCAGGTTTTCACGTGAAGTATTTATTTAGAAAGGATTAAAGTACATGTGCACATGTATACGCTTGTGTGAACATGTCCTGCTGTTGTGCTAGATTAATGTTATTTAATGCTTTAGCTTCATCTGCAGGTCAATTACCTGTTCATAACtaaacacatacattttgtGCCTGTCCCGAATAACTGACAGCCACACTGCCGATAGACTACATAGAA
Encoded here:
- the atxn10 gene encoding ataxin-10, encoding MAATIDSNMNISASIAGILNEEHCPEHLQVLKTFTTALRDKEYRDTVEEEAFSSLLKVLSRLCDELQAASCDNQDLQSITLQLQLTAECFRAQRNACVQSTRNQSLLRELGFIDISFKLLSLLQTTRLESRDSIFEPLRCGIQFLGNLSVGNQMCKDDIWRLSFPNLFLQLLSVDDEKAVNYASMVLHTCLDEVKVEELSDPQNIRLALRVMELCRTQPDLDWTVIIATQYFLKCSALVESMYSGMSHHERVTLLELLIAQLQEEHSRDCGIPPSVASFLASSFHTGCGAVLTLATGSASSDEVLQEALTVISLLDVLCEMTSDHRQFMFLQDHPDLLVTTVALLEQVHAIGKASKNIFSAAQNFSAFGEDGGPSSHSPVISFKAHLIRLIGNLCYGNTNNQNKVRELEGIPLILDNCNVDSNNPFISQWAIFAIRNLLEHNKQNQEQIAALERQGSADYSALRELGFLVEERDGSLLLKTVRKDS